A portion of the Pseudarthrobacter sp. L1SW genome contains these proteins:
- a CDS encoding NAD(P)/FAD-dependent oxidoreductase, translating to MNSSNVSGMLDTMIIGGGQAGLALGHHLQEQQRHFLILDENPRTGDAWRQRWDSLRLFTPAKFDGLPGTPFPADPLSFPTKDEVADYLENYATGEGLPILHGTRVERLWREADHFVAASNGRRWEARNAVVATGVSQAPKVPGFAAELAPSTLQLHSSGYRNPGQLQDGPVLVVGLGNSGAEIALEVSRSHPTTVAGKPGGELPLKHGRAAARYALPLIRFLGMHVLTLGTPVGRKAAPVFTARATPLIRTKTRDLAAAGVRLAPRVAAVEDGKPVLEDGTRMEVANVIWCTGFRDDFSWIDPALLDGGALPRQHRGVALDTPGLFFLGQEFLYAAVSATLPGVGRDARYMAAKIPRLGRIDVLPMRQ from the coding sequence ATGAACAGCAGCAACGTGAGCGGCATGCTGGACACAATGATCATCGGCGGCGGCCAGGCAGGACTCGCCCTGGGCCACCACCTCCAGGAGCAGCAACGGCACTTCCTCATCCTGGACGAAAATCCGCGCACCGGCGACGCCTGGCGCCAGCGGTGGGATTCGCTCCGGCTGTTCACTCCGGCGAAGTTCGACGGACTTCCCGGTACACCGTTCCCGGCCGATCCACTGTCCTTCCCCACCAAGGATGAGGTGGCCGACTACCTGGAAAACTACGCCACGGGGGAGGGCCTGCCGATCCTCCACGGCACCCGGGTGGAACGCCTCTGGCGGGAGGCGGACCACTTCGTGGCAGCATCCAACGGCCGCCGCTGGGAGGCGCGCAACGCCGTCGTGGCCACAGGGGTGAGCCAGGCACCCAAGGTGCCCGGCTTTGCGGCGGAGCTTGCCCCCTCCACACTCCAGCTCCATTCCAGCGGCTACCGGAACCCGGGCCAGCTGCAGGACGGTCCGGTCCTGGTGGTGGGGCTGGGCAACTCGGGAGCGGAGATCGCCCTTGAAGTGAGCCGCTCCCACCCCACCACCGTGGCAGGCAAGCCCGGGGGCGAGCTTCCCCTGAAGCACGGCCGCGCCGCTGCCCGCTATGCGCTTCCGCTCATCCGCTTCCTCGGAATGCATGTGCTCACGCTTGGCACGCCCGTCGGGCGCAAGGCGGCGCCTGTCTTCACGGCGCGCGCCACGCCCCTGATCAGGACCAAGACCAGGGACCTGGCGGCGGCCGGCGTGCGGCTCGCACCGCGGGTGGCCGCAGTGGAGGACGGCAAGCCGGTCCTGGAGGACGGCACCCGGATGGAGGTGGCGAACGTCATCTGGTGCACCGGATTCCGGGACGATTTCAGCTGGATCGATCCGGCCCTGCTCGACGGCGGCGCGCTGCCGCGGCAGCACCGCGGCGTCGCCCTGGATACCCCCGGACTGTTCTTCCTGGGGCAGGAGTTCCTGTATGCGGCCGTCTCCGCGACGCTTCCAGGCGTGGGCCGCGACGCGCGGTACATGGCAGCAAAAATACCCCGCCTCGGTAGGATTGATGTTTTGCCCATGCGCCAGTGA